The Chryseobacterium oranimense genome contains the following window.
GAATTCAAGCTGTGCTTTGTAGCCTGAAAATTCCTGTCCAAGAGTAAGAGGAGTAGCATCCATAAGATGGGTTCTCCCGATTTTGACAATATCTTTGAAAGCCTCTGCCTTTTCAGCAAGAGTATTTTTTAATTTTTCAACAGCCGGAATTGTTACCTCCGCCACTTTTTTATAGGCGGCAATATGCATGGCAGTAGGGTAGGTGTCATTGGAAGATTGGGATTTGTTTACATCATCATTCGGATGGATTTCAGATTTGTCGCCTAAAGTTCCTCCATTGTTAACATGAGCCCTGTTGGAAACCACTTCATTAACGTTCATATTCGATTGTGTTCCTGAACCTGTCTGCCAGATTACCAATGGGAACTGATCATTCAGATTTCCTTCCAGGATTTCGTCACATACTTTGGCAATCATATCCCTTTTCTCTGCGGAAAGAACTCCAAGATCAGTATTGGTATAAGCTGCTGCTTTCTTTAAATAAGCAAAAGCTTCAATGATTTCGTGAGGCATAGAACCTTCCGGCCCGATCTTAAAATTATTTCTTGAACGTTCAGTCTGTGCTCCCCAAAACTTATCTGCGGGCACCTGAACCTCTCCCATAGTATCCTTTTCGATTCTGTAATTCATTGTGATTGAAATTTTTATAAAGTTAATCATAAACGCAGAATCACGCAATTTATAATCATTATAAATATCAATACACATGACTGATTTTACTCATGCTTTTTTGAGGATGCCGTATTTTTGCACAAACAAAAATTGAATGGATTTTAGATATCAGGATCCGTATCCGATCCAGAAAGACGATACGGTGTACAAAAAGCTTACATCAGATTACGTAAAGGTTGAAAAATTAGGAGAAAGAGAGATTTTAACCATTGATCCTAAAGGTCTTGAGCTTCTGGCTGAAGAAGCAATGGCAGACGTTTCTTTTATGCTCCGCTCTTCACACCTTGAAAGCCTGAGAAGAATCATCGACGATCCGGAAGCTACTGATAATGACAGATTCGTGGCTTACAACCTTTTACAGAATGCTGCTGTGGCTGTTGAAGGAGCTCTTCCTTCATGCCAGGATACAGGTACGGCTATTGTAATGGGGAAAAAAGGAGAAAATGTATATACCGGAGTTGAGGATGGAGAATACCTGAGCAAAGGAATTTACAATACCTATCAAAAAAGAAACCTGAGATATTCCCAGGTGGTCCCTTTGACGATGTTTGAGGAAAAAAATTCAGGGTCAAATCTTCCTGCACAGATTGATATCTATGCTAAAAAAGGAGATTACTATGAGTTTTTATTTTTAACGAAGGGAGGAGGTTCTGCCAACAAAACATTCCTTTATCAAAAAACCAAATCATTACTGAACGAAAAATCTCTTGAAGAATTCGTTAAAGAAAGAATTTCAGATCTTGGTACAGCGGCATGCCCGCCTTATCACCTGGCGCTGGTCATTGGAGGAACTTCTGCTGAAGCGAACCTGGCTGCTGTGAAAAAAGCATCTGCCAAATATTACGATCATCTTCCGACAGAAGGAAATGAAGCCGGACAGGCCTTCAGAGATCTTGAATGGGAAGCCAAAGTTCAGAAAATCTGCCAGGAAAGTGCCATAGGGGCACAGTTCGGAGGAAAATACCTTACCCATGACGTAAGAGTAATCAGGTTGCCTCGCCACGCTGCTTCCTGCCCGGTTGGAATGGGTGTTTCGTGTTCCGCAGACCGAAATATCAAAGGGAAAATTACAAAAGACGGTATTTTCCTTGAACAGCTTGAACAGGATCCGAAAAGATTTTTACCAGCTACTCCTCCTCACTTGGAAGAAGCTGTTGAAATAGATTTAAATAAGCCGATGCCTGAAATATTGGCTGAGCTGTCTAAATACCCTATCAAAACAAGACTTAAACTAAACGGGACCCTTATCGTTGCAAGAGATATTGCCCACGCAAAAATTAAAGAAATCATCGACAGCGGGAAACCAATGCCTGAATATTTCAAAAATCATCCGATTTATTATGCCGGACCTGCAAAAACACCGGAAGGAATGGCATCAGGAAGTTTCGGACCTACCACTGCAGGAAGAATGGACGTATACGTTGATGAATTCCAGAGCCACGGGGGAAGTATGATCATGCTGGCCAAAGGAAACAGAAGCAAGGATGTAACGAATGCATGTGGTAAATACGGAGGATTCTATCTTGGATCAATCGGCGGACCGGCTGCGATACTTGCCAAAGACAATATTGTGTCTGTAGAGGTTGTAGACTTCCCGGAATTGGGGATGGAAGCAGTAAGAAAGATCGAAGTGAAAGATTTCCCTGCATTCATCATTACAGACGATAAAGGCAATGATTTCTTTGCCAATCTCGCCCATTAATTAGTTTAAAATCAAAATAAATTATAAAATAGGGCTTCTATCTTTTGTGTACAAAACAAAAAAGTCCTATTTTTGCCTAAAATCTTAGAGAATGATAACTATTTTATCAGCATTTTGGCCGTTCTACCAGTTCCTATGGACTGTATTCTTTATAATTATGTTCTTAGTAGGGTTCTGGTGTATCTTCATGTTCTTCGGTTTAGTAATCCCGATGTGGTTAACTGAAGGTCTGAAAGAATATTTCGGAAAAGTAAAACCTTTCGACCCTGAGGATATCAGAAGAAAAGAAGTTAACGAGCAGGAAGGTGTAGAAGTAATCTTCAGCAATCCTAAAGGAAACGGACCTTTCATCCACGATCACGGACATCATCATTAATTGATTGTCATTGCTTTTTCACCTGAATTCTGAAAAAGTAATATCAAAGCAAAACAACATATACAAACCGCTTAATTTTTTAGGCGGTTTTTTTATTATCCGTTTCTCAGCTGTTCAGGAGAAACGCCGAATTTTTTCTTGAAGGCACGGGTAAAATTTTGGACATACTCATAGCCGCATTCAATGGAGATTTCCTTGATCAGAATATCTTTATCAACGATCATTTTCTTTGCTTTAAGCATTCTCAGTTCCGAAATATAATCCGTAACGGTCATATGGTACTGATATTTAAATTCTTTCCTGATCTTATTCTGGCTGATACCCGTCAGATTTCCAATGTCTTCTGCTCTAATATTTTTGTGATAATTCTCGTCAATGAACTTCTTAACGGTAAAAGAAATTCCGGGTTCTTCCCGTGTGTTGTTTTTTTCATTGAACTGCTCAAATATAAGGATGAGAAGTTTAATAATCTTGGCTTCAACAAATAACCTCTGCATCATTCCTTTTTTTGAATAACTGATCAGCTCGTTTAAAATCATGTGCATTTCCACGGTCATGTAGGGAGGAGTTTTCTTGTGGAGAAAAATATAATTGTTCCGGATCATATTTTCCAGAATTTCTGCATTTTCTTTGCTCGATTCGGGATCAATAAGGTTAAAGATGTGCTGGTAGTTGATCTGTATCTGGAAATATTTTATAGTTTCTTCGCTTTCCGTCCATAGTTCTGCCGTGCTTTCCCTGGCAGAATAGTGAAGTATATATTGATTCTTTTTAAACAGCAATTTCGTATCACAGTCATTCGCTTCTAATCTGATATTGGGGCTTAGCAGAAAAAGAAGGCTGAAGCTCGCCTTACTCTCAATCATATGTAATCTTGAAAACTTTTTGGCCTGGTGCTCTTCCTGCATGATCATCTTGATGTGGTCGGAGCTGAAAAGCAATCCGCTTCTGGAGGAATTTTTCATACACAATGATTTAAGAATGATAATTTTTTGAAATAAAGCTCTGACATCGATAACAAAAAGTTTGAAAATGATAACTCAGGGTTAAGAATGAAAAGTAATTTTGCGCAAAATTAAATTAAGAATAATTAAAAATAATATTAAATATGTTTCAAAATTTACATTTTGCAATGCGTAAAATAGGGACAGGTTTAGCTTTGCTTACTATCGCAG
Protein-coding sequences here:
- a CDS encoding fumarate hydratase, yielding MDFRYQDPYPIQKDDTVYKKLTSDYVKVEKLGEREILTIDPKGLELLAEEAMADVSFMLRSSHLESLRRIIDDPEATDNDRFVAYNLLQNAAVAVEGALPSCQDTGTAIVMGKKGENVYTGVEDGEYLSKGIYNTYQKRNLRYSQVVPLTMFEEKNSGSNLPAQIDIYAKKGDYYEFLFLTKGGGSANKTFLYQKTKSLLNEKSLEEFVKERISDLGTAACPPYHLALVIGGTSAEANLAAVKKASAKYYDHLPTEGNEAGQAFRDLEWEAKVQKICQESAIGAQFGGKYLTHDVRVIRLPRHAASCPVGMGVSCSADRNIKGKITKDGIFLEQLEQDPKRFLPATPPHLEEAVEIDLNKPMPEILAELSKYPIKTRLKLNGTLIVARDIAHAKIKEIIDSGKPMPEYFKNHPIYYAGPAKTPEGMASGSFGPTTAGRMDVYVDEFQSHGGSMIMLAKGNRSKDVTNACGKYGGFYLGSIGGPAAILAKDNIVSVEVVDFPELGMEAVRKIEVKDFPAFIITDDKGNDFFANLAH
- a CDS encoding helix-turn-helix transcriptional regulator; protein product: MKNSSRSGLLFSSDHIKMIMQEEHQAKKFSRLHMIESKASFSLLFLLSPNIRLEANDCDTKLLFKKNQYILHYSARESTAELWTESEETIKYFQIQINYQHIFNLIDPESSKENAEILENMIRNNYIFLHKKTPPYMTVEMHMILNELISYSKKGMMQRLFVEAKIIKLLILIFEQFNEKNNTREEPGISFTVKKFIDENYHKNIRAEDIGNLTGISQNKIRKEFKYQYHMTVTDYISELRMLKAKKMIVDKDILIKEISIECGYEYVQNFTRAFKKKFGVSPEQLRNG